A part of Streptococcus porcinus genomic DNA contains:
- a CDS encoding glutathione S-transferase family protein has product MGLLVDGNWQDKWYDTKSTGGHFVRSQTQFRNWITNDGSLGPTGDKGFKAESGRYHLYVSLACPWASRTLMMRKLKGLEDHISLSIVNPYMLEHGWTFDDYPGVIFDPEFGSTYLYELYLKADPHYSGRVTVPVLWDKKTKTIVNNESEDIIRIFNHAFDDITGNRDDYYPEDLQDKINEVNDFVYRNINNGVYKVGFATKQEVYDKEVQKLFQALGKVEQDLEGHDWLVGNQMTEADIRLFTTLVRFDSVYYGHFKCNLNRLVDYPNLWNYTKRIYNLDGIESTVNMDHIKTHYYGSHKTINPNGIIPKGPMIDWSL; this is encoded by the coding sequence ATGGGGTTACTAGTTGATGGTAATTGGCAAGATAAATGGTATGACACAAAATCAACAGGAGGCCATTTTGTTAGAAGTCAAACACAGTTTCGTAATTGGATTACTAACGACGGCAGCCTAGGACCGACAGGTGACAAAGGTTTTAAAGCAGAGTCAGGACGTTACCATTTATATGTTTCTCTAGCTTGCCCTTGGGCTAGTCGTACTTTAATGATGCGTAAGCTTAAAGGATTAGAAGACCATATCTCGTTATCAATTGTAAACCCTTATATGTTAGAGCATGGGTGGACATTTGATGATTATCCTGGCGTTATTTTTGATCCTGAGTTCGGTAGTACTTATCTATATGAGCTTTACCTAAAAGCTGATCCTCACTATAGTGGTCGTGTGACAGTACCGGTTCTGTGGGATAAAAAAACTAAGACTATTGTAAATAATGAATCCGAAGACATTATTCGAATCTTTAACCATGCTTTCGATGATATTACTGGTAATAGAGATGACTATTATCCAGAAGATTTACAAGATAAGATTAATGAAGTCAATGATTTTGTTTACCGCAATATTAATAATGGGGTTTATAAGGTTGGCTTTGCTACAAAACAAGAGGTTTATGACAAAGAGGTTCAGAAACTTTTCCAAGCCCTTGGAAAAGTTGAGCAAGACTTGGAAGGTCATGACTGGTTAGTTGGAAATCAAATGACAGAGGCCGATATTAGATTATTTACAACATTAGTGAGGTTTGATTCTGTCTACTATGGCCATTTTAAATGTAATCTAAATCGTCTGGTTGATTATCCAAATCTTTGGAATTATACAAAAAGAATTTACAACCTAGATGGCATCGAAAGTACAGTTAATATGGATCATATTAAAACACACTATTATGGTAGTCATAAAACAATCAATCCTAACGGAATCATTCCAAAGGGACCAATGATTGACTGGAGCTTATAG
- a CDS encoding SpaH/EbpB family LPXTG-anchored major pilin, protein MKNKLIRLFLTLSLVLGVATGANIPTAFAAGPGTITVTDTQNGATYQAYKVFDAEVADTSAPDANKDGVAYLIPAGKESDYQNSTNFTNLFTTSSNGGRTYVTKKDTASAADIAAWAKQMSSTLTSPVSVTETGTDGTEVINVPDYGYYYVSSSVNNGAVIMVTSVSPNATIHEKNTGANWGDGGGKTVDKKSYAIGDTITYTVNYNNAVNYDNSAKVYQYVLHDDMPNSNVVALNPSSIKVTVTDASGQETVLTQNSNKAKGTYLLTESNNDFNVVIPWSASQTQSTDSANGAVDDFYYKGINKITVTYTGVLKSEAKPGSGDIADNTNTVTINPNTLNTDTGKKATVHNGQITIKKVDGSDKAKTLDGATFVLKNDQNQYLNFSDPQAVKWTSDQKEATEYTTTNGGLVTIKGLAEGTYKLVETKAPAGYNLMTQETTVVLKEGLDNGQDTLLVTPTIENNKGAELPSTGSIGTIILYTIGALLALGAGVVLVARRRLQS, encoded by the coding sequence ATGAAGAACAAATTAATAAGGCTATTTCTGACACTTAGTCTTGTGTTAGGAGTAGCTACAGGGGCTAATATTCCCACTGCTTTTGCAGCAGGACCGGGTACGATTACTGTAACAGATACCCAAAATGGTGCAACTTATCAAGCCTATAAAGTTTTTGATGCAGAGGTAGCTGATACCAGTGCGCCAGATGCTAATAAAGATGGTGTCGCTTATCTGATTCCAGCTGGAAAAGAAAGTGATTATCAGAATTCTACAAATTTCACCAATTTATTTACGACTTCAAGTAATGGAGGCAGGACTTATGTAACAAAGAAAGATACTGCCTCTGCAGCTGATATTGCCGCTTGGGCAAAACAAATGTCTTCAACCTTAACATCACCTGTGTCAGTTACTGAAACAGGAACTGATGGGACAGAAGTGATAAATGTTCCGGATTATGGTTACTACTATGTTTCGAGTAGTGTTAATAATGGTGCCGTAATTATGGTAACTTCTGTTAGTCCAAATGCAACTATCCATGAGAAAAATACGGGTGCTAATTGGGGTGACGGTGGTGGCAAAACTGTCGACAAAAAATCTTACGCAATTGGGGATACGATTACCTATACAGTTAACTATAATAATGCTGTCAACTATGATAATTCTGCAAAAGTTTATCAATATGTACTCCATGATGATATGCCCAATAGTAATGTTGTAGCATTAAATCCTAGTTCTATTAAGGTAACGGTTACAGATGCCTCTGGTCAAGAGACCGTTTTGACTCAAAATAGTAATAAAGCCAAAGGAACATACCTCCTTACTGAATCAAATAATGATTTCAATGTTGTTATTCCTTGGAGTGCTAGTCAGACTCAAAGTACAGATAGTGCCAATGGAGCAGTTGATGACTTTTACTACAAAGGAATTAATAAGATAACGGTCACTTATACTGGTGTACTAAAAAGTGAAGCTAAACCAGGTTCTGGGGACATTGCTGATAATACCAATACGGTTACAATCAACCCAAATACCCTAAATACTGATACGGGGAAAAAAGCTACTGTTCACAATGGTCAAATCACGATAAAAAAAGTTGACGGTTCAGATAAGGCAAAAACCTTAGATGGTGCGACATTTGTCTTGAAAAATGACCAAAATCAATACCTTAACTTTAGTGATCCACAAGCAGTTAAATGGACGTCAGATCAAAAAGAAGCCACAGAGTACACAACTACAAATGGTGGACTTGTGACCATTAAAGGACTTGCCGAAGGAACTTATAAGTTAGTTGAAACAAAAGCTCCCGCTGGTTATAATTTAATGACACAAGAAACAACGGTTGTGCTTAAGGAAGGTCTAGACAATGGTCAAGATACTTTGTTAGTAACACCAACGATTGAAAATAATAAAGGAGCAGAACTTCCATCAACTGGTAGTATCGGTACAATTATCCTATATACAATAGGTGCTCTTTTAGCACTTGGTGCAGGGGTTGTTCTTGTTGCTCGTCGTCGTTTACAGTCTTAG
- a CDS encoding FAD/NAD(P)-binding protein: protein MKKKIAIIGMGVSGLAVLLAFSHLSQEELATLELVCFDDTQHFGCGIPFQKDDTSALINSSIDDISFDYRHMDDFVKWLTKNKLDTNHPYVSRSLYGQYMSDRAEILMKKLPITRVYHKVDHVSYFPDSHEWQLVVNGQTFPHLFTEIHLACGQLPVLDPYKLQGEPNYIANPYPLKSLNLSLEEMARPVISVIGTGLAAVDVIKWLLLKSSASIIAFSRSNYFPTVRIIKGPSIKWQFFTEQFLDKVLKEVKPSFDLAQFEKLFLGELQNLGFSDWEQVEEQFLAVGIEGIQLSLSYPEQLYALQQLASRVTDCFTDLWPLMPTADREAFQKTYGKAIINLRNPMPEESARVLLEAVKEKRLTVAQNISDIVSLEEDLVLKSEEKVETRVKTAINATGYHLVEGNLQNASPLLQNLIESKLCQIDTFGGLSILPETSQILSPKYGVLPTLFAHGALINGTIFQNNSTIKIQKMAERAIKIKKSLLKSRKNSF from the coding sequence TTGAAGAAAAAAATTGCAATCATCGGAATGGGAGTTAGTGGTTTAGCTGTTTTGTTAGCCTTCTCTCACTTATCTCAAGAAGAACTAGCCACTTTGGAACTTGTTTGCTTTGATGACACTCAGCACTTTGGGTGTGGCATCCCTTTCCAAAAAGATGACACTTCTGCCCTAATTAACTCTTCCATAGATGATATTTCTTTTGATTACCGCCACATGGATGACTTCGTCAAATGGCTAACAAAAAATAAATTAGACACCAATCATCCCTACGTCTCTCGTTCACTCTATGGTCAGTATATGTCTGATAGAGCTGAGATTCTAATGAAAAAACTTCCTATTACCCGCGTTTACCACAAAGTGGATCATGTTTCCTACTTTCCTGATAGCCATGAATGGCAACTAGTGGTCAACGGCCAAACATTTCCTCACCTCTTCACAGAGATCCACCTAGCTTGTGGCCAACTACCTGTCTTAGATCCCTATAAACTACAAGGTGAGCCCAACTATATCGCCAACCCCTATCCACTTAAAAGTTTGAACTTATCCTTAGAAGAAATGGCAAGGCCAGTAATTAGCGTCATCGGAACAGGACTAGCTGCAGTTGATGTTATCAAATGGCTACTCCTAAAGAGCTCAGCTTCAATAATAGCTTTTTCTCGCTCCAATTACTTTCCAACAGTAAGAATTATCAAAGGTCCATCTATTAAGTGGCAATTTTTCACAGAACAGTTTCTAGATAAAGTCTTAAAAGAAGTAAAGCCCAGCTTTGATTTGGCTCAATTTGAAAAACTCTTTTTAGGTGAACTACAAAATCTTGGATTTTCAGACTGGGAACAAGTGGAAGAGCAATTCTTGGCAGTTGGCATTGAGGGAATTCAACTATCTCTAAGCTACCCAGAACAGCTCTACGCCTTGCAACAATTAGCGTCTAGAGTGACAGACTGCTTTACAGACCTGTGGCCACTAATGCCTACTGCTGATCGCGAAGCTTTTCAAAAAACTTACGGTAAGGCTATTATCAATTTACGTAATCCTATGCCAGAAGAGTCTGCACGTGTACTTTTAGAAGCTGTTAAAGAAAAGAGACTGACGGTGGCCCAAAACATTAGCGACATTGTTAGCCTTGAAGAAGACTTGGTTTTAAAAAGCGAAGAAAAAGTGGAAACTCGTGTAAAAACTGCCATAAACGCTACCGGCTATCATTTAGTGGAAGGCAATCTTCAAAATGCAAGTCCCCTGCTTCAAAATCTAATTGAAAGCAAGCTCTGTCAAATTGATACTTTTGGAGGTTTATCAATTCTACCAGAAACATCACAGATACTTTCCCCAAAATATGGCGTACTACCGACTTTGTTTGCACATGGGGCTTTAATTAATGGCACTATTTTTCAAAATAACTCAACGATTAAAATTCAAAAAATGGCTGAACGAGCTATTAAAATTAAAAAGTCACTATTAAAATCTCGAAAAAATTCTTTTTAA
- the lepB gene encoding signal peptidase I, whose product MMKKEFDSNAIAKELDRVTYQKSFFTAVKNTVYVLLAVASTAILIAVLWLPALRIYGHSMNKTLVAGDVVLTAKGSDFKTGDVIAFYYNNKVIVKRVIAESGDWVNIDSKGDVYVNQRKLKEPYVIHKAKGNTNIKYPYQVPDKKIFVLGDNRKTSIDSRNTSLGDVSEEQIVGKIFLRIWPLNRVSSVN is encoded by the coding sequence ATGATGAAAAAAGAATTTGATTCAAATGCTATAGCTAAGGAATTAGACCGTGTAACTTATCAAAAGAGTTTTTTTACTGCTGTCAAAAACACTGTCTATGTTCTGCTGGCGGTTGCTTCAACTGCCATATTGATAGCTGTTTTATGGTTGCCAGCGCTACGGATATATGGACATTCAATGAACAAGACATTAGTTGCTGGAGATGTGGTCCTTACGGCTAAAGGTTCTGATTTTAAAACGGGAGATGTGATTGCCTTTTACTATAATAATAAAGTAATTGTTAAGCGGGTAATTGCTGAATCTGGGGATTGGGTTAATATTGACTCAAAAGGTGATGTTTATGTTAATCAAAGAAAACTAAAAGAACCGTATGTTATCCATAAGGCGAAGGGGAATACCAATATAAAATACCCTTACCAAGTTCCAGACAAAAAAATTTTTGTCTTAGGCGATAATCGTAAAACTTCTATTGATTCTCGAAATACCTCTTTAGGGGATGTTTCCGAAGAACAGATTGTTGGTAAGATTTTTCTTAGAATTTGGCCTTTAAATAGGGTTAGTTCCGTTAATTAG
- a CDS encoding InlB B-repeat-containing protein yields MLKRWRLLIMGLVTRNKQRKYSRIVSWLGLLATIILTVCFLILPAVTVEENKASAVGISVESQSESSQEIKKTDLPLSTSSSPTLESSKDSEKTTTTVPEIQFRETPLTFRGAGYTMTLSMTKEAKIPMNAQLQVGEVTSNESIYREYKEKALDQVAKKADQVKNFKLYDIKILAEGKEIEPASSVKVEVSYDQPLTVVDEDMKIVHFKENGQTEVLKSKDTEETKNTNSDIAFKTTSFSIYAIVQADNTVVPRLTYHFQNADGTDYTFLTNSGLSTSRQILKNGDSLAEVGIPTIKPGEHFQGWYLYDTTTGKYGDPITFGEPVTVTETKDVYVRPVMSNVATITLFDDAAGTHVYERYEVPLDNIGNGTADLSDFKVDPPTSTLLFVGWSKTPNGTALSSSEMKALPVSGNMNLYPVFKESYKIDFETGDLSTGVTYVAPKRLVTDQLASTVKPADPTRKGFAFAGWYTAETGGNLFDFNQVLTSDITLYAHWTPAQTTYTINYWQQSASDSKTATDAQKTYEYAGQMTKAGLSNSIATLTATDITAKLPKGFKVNNTKTQTTVLIKDDGSSVVNVYYDRQLVTLLFATSGYSESDYLNANFPWGNSAYTESYTGLYGTTLAANGYQWKTGAWRLITNSGTTGMSYLGEFVVPDGVLGSNTYVMKLYPTGQRIQTYWFYKQGLDGKYTLSDTGGGSGADVFTFTEKYIGFNVKYYQRFYQNNNLFDQKSQQTSVGTTVPVSTQYYDAYGYYHKDYLNLSIGYERMHFKLQYLDPLDNTELPNFPQTDVLYEQSLQAYKPDTTTIQPKPSLPGYVWDGKWYKDQAQTQEFDFNTTMPAHDTKVYAGWKKIKYKVNIDPNGGQLASTDETYIDLYYGDKIPEYTTISRDYIADPAGTFYYKYDSRGKDPANTKTALYTTNTSLSNVDTSTKYKYEKDAYKLIGWYYVNPDGSIRPYNFTGAVTQDITIKAMWRRAGDYHVIYSNNALGLDGNAIKDASGQQITTSDEPTDPDTYADGSHSALLRRPTIPDGYRFRGWWYNGKVYNPYDSILIDAHLADTNKNITIYPVVIPVGNIALADTSITYDGNGGSKVSADGSTVTQVKSAPLDVNSTTTIPENQFFIRVGYNLIGWNHDKDLANAGHVEFQAGQEIGIDNNPDSTNTLYAVWQPKTYTVKISKKVVGIEEDKTRDFIFELSDTLQQDNLALKDGATKEFVNVPYGTVITVKEQSNNDFKASEQVTERNLVSGEADKTYNVDGDVNLTVQGDVDIAYTNTRVKQKVRLDKVNVENMDEHLAGASFNVYGTDAAGNKNSTPIYTNVTTNQEGFLIVANENYLDLPLGKYYFTETAAPPGYNLPKNDLATLVISTGVTLEQNGNNATPTKETLSDGSIIYSFKVTNSKGTELPTTGGMGAHVFILIGLSLAVPAGIVLYRRKNSH; encoded by the coding sequence ATGCTAAAAAGATGGCGACTGTTGATAATGGGGTTGGTAACGCGCAACAAACAAAGAAAATACTCAAGGATAGTTAGTTGGTTGGGGCTACTTGCAACTATTATCTTGACTGTTTGTTTTTTGATTTTACCAGCTGTTACCGTTGAAGAAAATAAAGCTAGTGCCGTGGGGATTTCTGTTGAGAGTCAGTCAGAAAGTAGTCAAGAAATAAAAAAGACTGATCTTCCATTATCAACAAGTAGCAGTCCCACACTTGAGTCATCTAAAGACTCTGAAAAGACTACGACGACTGTGCCAGAAATCCAGTTTCGTGAGACTCCTTTAACCTTTAGAGGGGCAGGTTATACAATGACTCTAAGTATGACCAAAGAAGCAAAAATACCGATGAATGCCCAGTTACAAGTTGGAGAAGTTACTAGTAACGAAAGTATCTATCGTGAATATAAAGAAAAAGCACTTGATCAGGTTGCAAAAAAAGCTGATCAAGTCAAAAACTTTAAGCTTTATGATATTAAGATATTAGCTGAAGGGAAGGAAATTGAACCAGCCTCTTCAGTTAAGGTTGAGGTGTCTTATGATCAGCCTCTCACAGTTGTTGATGAAGACATGAAAATTGTCCATTTTAAAGAGAATGGTCAAACAGAAGTGTTAAAATCAAAAGATACCGAAGAAACTAAAAATACGAACAGTGACATTGCTTTTAAAACGACTTCCTTCTCAATTTATGCCATCGTTCAAGCTGATAACACAGTAGTTCCTCGTTTAACCTATCATTTTCAGAATGCTGATGGAACCGATTATACTTTTTTGACCAATTCAGGCTTGTCGACCTCCCGCCAAATCCTTAAAAACGGTGATTCTCTTGCAGAGGTTGGAATACCAACTATTAAACCGGGAGAACATTTTCAAGGGTGGTATCTCTATGATACAACTACGGGAAAATATGGCGATCCGATTACTTTTGGTGAGCCAGTCACAGTCACAGAGACTAAGGACGTCTATGTGCGACCTGTTATGAGCAATGTAGCGACCATAACTTTATTTGACGATGCGGCAGGAACCCATGTTTATGAACGTTACGAGGTTCCTTTAGATAATATTGGCAATGGTACAGCTGATTTAAGTGATTTCAAAGTAGATCCACCGACATCAACGCTTTTATTTGTAGGCTGGTCGAAAACGCCTAATGGTACGGCTTTGTCTAGTAGTGAGATGAAAGCATTGCCTGTTTCAGGTAATATGAACTTGTACCCGGTCTTTAAAGAATCTTACAAAATTGATTTTGAAACAGGTGATTTATCAACCGGCGTTACCTATGTAGCTCCAAAACGTTTAGTTACTGATCAGCTTGCTTCAACAGTTAAGCCTGCGGATCCGACTCGAAAAGGTTTTGCTTTTGCAGGCTGGTATACCGCAGAAACGGGTGGCAATCTCTTTGATTTCAATCAAGTTTTGACTAGTGATATTACACTCTATGCTCACTGGACACCAGCACAAACCACCTATACTATTAACTACTGGCAGCAGTCAGCTAGTGATAGCAAAACAGCTACAGATGCGCAAAAAACCTATGAATACGCTGGTCAAATGACAAAAGCTGGGCTCTCCAATAGTATTGCGACATTAACAGCTACTGATATTACTGCAAAGTTGCCAAAAGGCTTTAAAGTTAATAACACAAAGACTCAAACAACAGTCTTAATTAAAGATGATGGTTCGAGTGTGGTTAATGTTTATTATGACCGTCAGTTAGTTACTCTTTTATTTGCCACAAGTGGGTATAGTGAAAGTGATTATTTAAATGCAAACTTTCCTTGGGGAAATTCAGCTTATACTGAAAGCTATACTGGTCTCTACGGTACTACTCTAGCAGCAAATGGTTATCAGTGGAAGACGGGAGCATGGCGTCTAATTACTAATTCAGGGACAACGGGAATGAGTTATCTGGGAGAATTTGTGGTTCCTGACGGCGTACTTGGCAGTAATACTTATGTGATGAAGCTTTATCCAACAGGACAAAGAATTCAAACCTACTGGTTTTATAAACAGGGTCTAGATGGTAAATACACTCTATCTGATACTGGTGGTGGATCTGGTGCCGATGTCTTTACGTTTACTGAAAAGTATATTGGTTTTAACGTGAAGTACTATCAGCGCTTCTACCAAAATAACAATTTATTCGACCAGAAATCTCAACAGACGAGTGTAGGTACAACTGTACCAGTTTCTACACAATATTATGATGCTTATGGTTACTATCATAAAGATTATCTCAATTTATCAATCGGTTATGAACGGATGCACTTTAAACTCCAGTATTTGGATCCCTTAGATAACACGGAATTGCCAAACTTCCCGCAGACTGACGTCTTGTACGAGCAAAGTTTACAAGCCTATAAGCCTGATACGACTACTATTCAACCTAAGCCTTCTTTACCGGGCTATGTTTGGGATGGCAAGTGGTATAAGGACCAGGCTCAAACACAGGAATTTGACTTTAATACCACAATGCCAGCCCACGACACGAAGGTCTATGCTGGTTGGAAAAAAATCAAATACAAAGTAAACATTGATCCTAATGGTGGACAGCTAGCTTCAACAGATGAGACTTATATTGATCTCTACTATGGAGATAAAATCCCTGAGTATACGACTATTAGCAGGGATTACATCGCAGACCCTGCAGGAACCTTCTATTATAAATATGATTCCCGAGGTAAGGATCCTGCTAATACGAAAACAGCTTTATATACCACTAATACAAGTTTATCCAACGTAGACACAAGTACCAAGTATAAGTATGAAAAAGATGCCTATAAACTGATTGGTTGGTATTATGTTAATCCCGATGGCAGTATCCGTCCCTATAACTTCACAGGGGCTGTAACGCAAGATATTACCATAAAAGCCATGTGGAGAAGGGCCGGCGACTATCATGTTATTTATAGTAATAATGCTCTTGGTCTAGACGGGAACGCAATCAAAGATGCCTCAGGGCAGCAAATCACAACAAGTGATGAGCCTACGGATCCGGATACTTACGCAGATGGTTCTCACTCGGCTCTTCTCAGAAGACCTACAATACCAGATGGTTATCGTTTCCGAGGTTGGTGGTACAATGGAAAAGTTTATAACCCTTATGACTCTATCTTAATAGATGCTCATTTGGCTGACACTAATAAAAATATTACTATCTATCCAGTTGTCATACCAGTAGGGAATATCGCCTTAGCCGACACGTCAATCACCTATGATGGAAACGGTGGTAGCAAGGTATCAGCAGATGGTTCGACCGTTACGCAAGTCAAGTCGGCACCTTTGGATGTGAATAGTACGACCACGATACCAGAAAATCAATTCTTTATAAGAGTAGGTTATAATCTTATCGGTTGGAACCATGATAAGGATTTGGCGAACGCTGGACATGTTGAATTCCAAGCAGGACAAGAGATTGGGATTGATAATAACCCAGATAGCACAAATACCCTATATGCTGTTTGGCAACCTAAAACTTATACGGTAAAAATCAGCAAGAAGGTTGTGGGTATCGAAGAAGATAAAACAAGGGACTTTATTTTCGAGCTTAGTGACACGCTTCAACAAGATAACTTAGCCTTAAAAGATGGGGCTACAAAAGAGTTTGTTAATGTGCCTTATGGAACAGTTATCACTGTCAAAGAACAATCTAATAACGATTTCAAGGCTAGTGAACAAGTAACTGAAAGAAATTTGGTTAGCGGGGAAGCTGATAAAACTTACAACGTTGATGGGGATGTTAATTTAACTGTCCAAGGGGATGTAGACATTGCCTATACTAATACTCGAGTTAAACAAAAAGTACGACTTGATAAAGTAAATGTTGAAAATATGGACGAACATTTGGCAGGTGCTAGCTTTAATGTGTATGGCACAGATGCGGCAGGAAATAAAAATTCTACCCCGATCTATACCAATGTAACTACAAACCAAGAAGGTTTCTTAATTGTAGCTAACGAAAATTATCTTGATTTACCTTTAGGGAAGTACTACTTTACAGAAACAGCTGCTCCTCCAGGGTATAATCTGCCAAAAAATGATTTGGCAACCTTAGTTATTTCAACCGGTGTTACTCTTGAACAAAATGGGAATAATGCCACACCAACAAAAGAAACACTATCTGATGGTTCAATCATCTATAGCTTTAAGGTTACTAATAGTAAAGGAACGGAACTACCAACTACAGGTGGTATGGGGGCCCATGTCTTTATACTTATTGGGTTGAGCTTGGCGGTACCAGCTGGAATAGTCTTATACCGCCGAAAAAATAGTCATTAA
- a CDS encoding FeoA family protein, with amino-acid sequence MILQYAEVSIPYVIVSINLPEDSVRHLSNLGLKIGSRLSLVSKTKNSAIIMLKSSRLAFDASILSKIDVIESQQSVTTLPLSNLAVGEFAYIDNICAHAEIKRCLMDMGLTRHTKIFLRKVAPLGDPIEITLRGYELTLRKSEAQMISVIKIDSEETK; translated from the coding sequence TTGATTTTACAATATGCAGAGGTAAGCATTCCTTATGTCATTGTTAGTATCAATTTACCTGAAGACAGCGTCAGACATCTTTCGAATCTAGGTTTAAAAATAGGCAGTCGTCTTTCATTAGTCTCAAAGACTAAGAATAGTGCCATTATTATGCTAAAATCAAGTCGATTAGCTTTTGATGCCTCTATTTTAAGTAAGATTGATGTCATTGAAAGCCAACAATCGGTTACAACTCTACCCTTATCTAACTTAGCTGTCGGGGAATTCGCCTATATTGATAATATATGTGCACATGCTGAAATCAAGCGTTGCCTCATGGATATGGGCTTGACACGTCACACTAAAATTTTTTTGCGAAAAGTAGCTCCTTTGGGAGATCCGATAGAGATTACTCTCCGTGGCTATGAACTGACCTTGAGGAAATCTGAAGCGCAAATGATTAGTGTCATTAAGATAGACAGCGAGGAAACAAAATGA
- a CDS encoding class C sortase, translating to MNKKKQDIVTILLVTIIAIGVGLIAYPSVANYWNSFHQSNAIMDYQERVTKMDTQAYERILQRARQYNTQFEKSGMKWRLTEEERQDYNSQLAIDKTTNMGYISIPKINVKLPLYHGTSDKVLQTSIGHLEGSSLPIGGRSTHSILSGHRGLPSSKLFSDLDKLRVGDRWTVSILNETFSYEVDQIRTVEPDDLRDLQIVKGKDYQTLVTCTPYGVNTHRLLVRGHRVSNANGNALIVAEAIQIDPIYIAPFFGFLLIILLLLLFLEITRRSQKRKAILKNALKKESKH from the coding sequence ATGAATAAAAAGAAACAAGATATTGTAACCATTTTGCTTGTCACAATAATTGCGATTGGGGTAGGTTTGATAGCCTACCCTTCGGTTGCAAATTATTGGAATTCATTTCATCAGTCAAATGCGATTATGGATTACCAGGAGCGTGTGACAAAGATGGATACTCAAGCTTATGAAAGAATTTTACAAAGAGCCAGACAATATAATACCCAGTTTGAAAAAAGTGGCATGAAGTGGCGATTAACTGAAGAAGAGCGCCAAGATTATAATTCACAACTCGCCATTGATAAGACGACAAATATGGGTTACATTAGCATTCCAAAGATTAACGTCAAGTTGCCCCTTTATCATGGGACGTCTGACAAAGTGTTACAGACTTCAATTGGACACTTGGAAGGCAGTAGCTTGCCAATAGGTGGCAGGTCGACCCACTCCATCTTATCTGGCCATCGTGGTCTCCCCTCTTCAAAGTTATTTTCTGACTTGGACAAATTAAGGGTTGGTGATCGTTGGACAGTTAGTATACTTAACGAGACTTTTAGCTACGAAGTTGACCAAATCAGGACAGTTGAGCCAGATGATTTGAGAGATTTGCAGATTGTTAAAGGAAAGGACTACCAAACTCTCGTTACGTGTACTCCTTATGGGGTGAACACACACCGCTTATTGGTTCGAGGCCACAGAGTAAGCAATGCTAACGGAAATGCTTTAATAGTTGCTGAAGCTATTCAAATTGATCCTATTTATATTGCCCCATTCTTTGGATTCTTATTAATTATTTTACTTCTCCTTCTCTTTTTAGAAATCACACGACGAAGTCAAAAACGCAAAGCTATTTTGAAAAATGCTTTGAAGAAAGAGTCGAAACATTAA